In the Thermodesulfobacteriota bacterium genome, GCACCCCCGCGGCGACCGCTTTCTTCCGGACCGGCCAGTCCATCGCGTTGTCGAGCATGCTGGGCATCCCCGTCGGCCTCGCTTCCTATCGATCGGTCAGATCGACATCCTCATGATTTCTTCGTAGGCGTTGATCAGGCGGTTGCGGACCT is a window encoding:
- a CDS encoding flagellar hook-basal body complex protein FliE, with translation VRNRLINAYEEIMRMSI